In a genomic window of Periophthalmus magnuspinnatus isolate fPerMag1 chromosome 3, fPerMag1.2.pri, whole genome shotgun sequence:
- the lingo1b gene encoding leucine-rich repeat and immunoglobulin-like domain-containing nogo receptor-interacting protein 1-B isoform X1 codes for MTVLVTSGMVSSEAGGHSYLVSCWQPILILMLGTVLSGSTTGCPSRCDCSGQERSVVCNHRRLAALPEGIPTEIRLLDLSKNRLKTLGPEEFLNYPGLEELQLNENIISSIEPGAFSNLLNLRTLGLRDNQLKLIQLGVFTGLTNLTQLDISENKIVILLDYMFQELYNLRELEVGNDDLVFISPRSFHGLSSLESLGIEGRSLSAVPTDALSHLHNLLSLRLRFFNVTLLRDYSFKRLYRLRVLQISDMAVLDTMAPKCLFGLNLTSLSVTNCNLSTIPYEAISHLRHLRFLNLSFNPIHSVEGHHLYSLQKLQAFHLAGGRLTTIEPYSFRGLNHLRVLNVSSNSLSSLEESVFHSVGNLETLALYDNPLACDCRLLWVFRRRWRLNFNRNQPRCASPDIVQGKEFKDFPDVLPADYFTCQKSKIVDYKIQESHVDEGTTVHFPCPAEGDPAPTIMWLSPKKDYITTKTVGSRLSVSADGTLEVRYAQIQDNGTYTCIASNAAGNDSKAAHLFVHSYSPNWPHQPNKTFAFISNQPSEEGGNVTRASLPFPFDMKTLIIATTMGFISFLGVVLFCLVILFLWSRGKDNPKPSIEVEYVPKEEGEETSPSEPPVQFNMKIM; via the coding sequence gtgacCTCCGGGATGGTGTCCAGCGAGGCGGGGGGACACAGTTACCTGGTGTCCTGCTGGCAGCCCATCCTGATCCTGATGCTTGGCACGGTGCTGTCGGGCTCTACCACCGGCTGCCCCTCTCGCTGTGACTGTAGTGGCCAGGAGCGCTCTGTGGTCTGTAACCACCGCAGATTGGCTGCTCTCCCAGAGGGCATCCCCACCGAGATCCGCCTCCTGGACCTCAGCAAGAACCGACTCAAGACGCTGGGACCGGAGGAGTTCCTCAACTACCCTGGCCTGGAGGAGCTGCAGCTGAATGAGAACATCATCTCCTCCATTGAGCCAGGAGCCTTCAGCAACCTTCTCAATCTGAGGACACTGGGGCTTCGGGACAACCAGCTGAAGCTCATCCAGTTGGGGGTGTTCACAGGCCTGACCAACCTGACACAGTTGGACATCAGTGAGAATAAGATCGTCATACTCTTGGACTACATGTTCCAGGAGCTGTACAACCTGAGGGAGCTGGAGGTGGGGAACGATGATCTGGTCTTCATCTCCCCACGCTCGTTCCATGGCCTCAGCAGCCTGGAGAGTCTGGGTATAGAAGGCCGCAGTTTGTCGGCCGTGCCCACCGATGCTCTGAGCCATCTGCATAACCTGCTGTCACTGCGTCTGCGCTTTTTCAACGTCACACTGCTCCGGGATTACTCCTTCAAAAGGCTGTACCGACTGCGTGTGCTGCAGATCTCCGACATGGCTGTTCTGGATACTATGGCCCCCAAATGTTTGTTTGGCCTCAACCTCACCTCTCTGTCGGTcacaaactgtaatctgtctaCTATTCCATACGAGGCCATCAGCCATCTGAGGCATCTGCGATTTCTCAATCTCTCCTTCAATCCCATTCACAGTGTGGAGGGACATCACTTGTACAGTCTGCAGAAGCTCCAGGCCTTTCATTTGGCTGGTGGGAGGTTAACCACTATTGAGCCCTATTCATTCCGTGGGCTCAACCACCTGCGTGTGCTAAATGTGTCCAGTAACAGCCTGAGCTCTCTGGAGGAGTCCGTGTTTCACTCGGTGGGGAACCTGGAGACTTTGGCCCTGTATGACAACCCCCTGGCCTGCGACTGCCGCCTGCTCTGGGTGTTCCGACGGAGGTGGAGGCTAAACTTCAACAGGAACCAGCCCAGGTGTGCCTCACCTGACATTGTGCAAGGAAAGGAGTTCAAGGACTTCCCAGATGTGCTGCCGGCGGATTACTTTACCTGTCAGAAATCTAAGATTGTGGATTATAAAATTCAAGAGAGCCATGTGGATGAGGGCACAACAGTGCACTTTCCGTGCCCAGCAGAGGGCGACCCTGCTCCCACCATTATGTGGCTGTCTCCTAAAAAGGATTACATCACCACCAAAACCGTGGGCTCCAGGCTGTCTGTGTCAGCGGACGGCACTCTGGAGGTGAGGTACGCTCAGATCCAGGACAATGGCACGTACACGTGCATCGCCAGTAACGCAGCAGGCAATGACAGTAAAGCTGCTCACCTCTTTGTGCACAGCTACTCCCCCAACTGGCCCCATCAGCCCAACAAGACCTTTGCCTTCATCTCCAACCAACCCAGTGAGGAGGGGGGCAACGTGACCCGTGCCTCCCTTCCCTTCCCCTTTGACATGAAGACCCTGATCATCGCCACCACCATGGGCTTCATCTCCTTCCTGGGCGTGGTGCTCTTCTGCCTGGTCATCCTGTTCCTCTGGAGCAGGGGCAAGGACAACCCAAAGCCCAGTATAGAGGTGGAGTATGTGCCCAAAGAGGAGGGCGAGGAGACCAGCCCTAGTGAGCCTCCTGTGCAGTTTAACATGAAGATCATGTGA
- the lingo1b gene encoding leucine-rich repeat and immunoglobulin-like domain-containing nogo receptor-interacting protein 1-B isoform X2 produces MVSSEAGGHSYLVSCWQPILILMLGTVLSGSTTGCPSRCDCSGQERSVVCNHRRLAALPEGIPTEIRLLDLSKNRLKTLGPEEFLNYPGLEELQLNENIISSIEPGAFSNLLNLRTLGLRDNQLKLIQLGVFTGLTNLTQLDISENKIVILLDYMFQELYNLRELEVGNDDLVFISPRSFHGLSSLESLGIEGRSLSAVPTDALSHLHNLLSLRLRFFNVTLLRDYSFKRLYRLRVLQISDMAVLDTMAPKCLFGLNLTSLSVTNCNLSTIPYEAISHLRHLRFLNLSFNPIHSVEGHHLYSLQKLQAFHLAGGRLTTIEPYSFRGLNHLRVLNVSSNSLSSLEESVFHSVGNLETLALYDNPLACDCRLLWVFRRRWRLNFNRNQPRCASPDIVQGKEFKDFPDVLPADYFTCQKSKIVDYKIQESHVDEGTTVHFPCPAEGDPAPTIMWLSPKKDYITTKTVGSRLSVSADGTLEVRYAQIQDNGTYTCIASNAAGNDSKAAHLFVHSYSPNWPHQPNKTFAFISNQPSEEGGNVTRASLPFPFDMKTLIIATTMGFISFLGVVLFCLVILFLWSRGKDNPKPSIEVEYVPKEEGEETSPSEPPVQFNMKIM; encoded by the coding sequence ATGGTGTCCAGCGAGGCGGGGGGACACAGTTACCTGGTGTCCTGCTGGCAGCCCATCCTGATCCTGATGCTTGGCACGGTGCTGTCGGGCTCTACCACCGGCTGCCCCTCTCGCTGTGACTGTAGTGGCCAGGAGCGCTCTGTGGTCTGTAACCACCGCAGATTGGCTGCTCTCCCAGAGGGCATCCCCACCGAGATCCGCCTCCTGGACCTCAGCAAGAACCGACTCAAGACGCTGGGACCGGAGGAGTTCCTCAACTACCCTGGCCTGGAGGAGCTGCAGCTGAATGAGAACATCATCTCCTCCATTGAGCCAGGAGCCTTCAGCAACCTTCTCAATCTGAGGACACTGGGGCTTCGGGACAACCAGCTGAAGCTCATCCAGTTGGGGGTGTTCACAGGCCTGACCAACCTGACACAGTTGGACATCAGTGAGAATAAGATCGTCATACTCTTGGACTACATGTTCCAGGAGCTGTACAACCTGAGGGAGCTGGAGGTGGGGAACGATGATCTGGTCTTCATCTCCCCACGCTCGTTCCATGGCCTCAGCAGCCTGGAGAGTCTGGGTATAGAAGGCCGCAGTTTGTCGGCCGTGCCCACCGATGCTCTGAGCCATCTGCATAACCTGCTGTCACTGCGTCTGCGCTTTTTCAACGTCACACTGCTCCGGGATTACTCCTTCAAAAGGCTGTACCGACTGCGTGTGCTGCAGATCTCCGACATGGCTGTTCTGGATACTATGGCCCCCAAATGTTTGTTTGGCCTCAACCTCACCTCTCTGTCGGTcacaaactgtaatctgtctaCTATTCCATACGAGGCCATCAGCCATCTGAGGCATCTGCGATTTCTCAATCTCTCCTTCAATCCCATTCACAGTGTGGAGGGACATCACTTGTACAGTCTGCAGAAGCTCCAGGCCTTTCATTTGGCTGGTGGGAGGTTAACCACTATTGAGCCCTATTCATTCCGTGGGCTCAACCACCTGCGTGTGCTAAATGTGTCCAGTAACAGCCTGAGCTCTCTGGAGGAGTCCGTGTTTCACTCGGTGGGGAACCTGGAGACTTTGGCCCTGTATGACAACCCCCTGGCCTGCGACTGCCGCCTGCTCTGGGTGTTCCGACGGAGGTGGAGGCTAAACTTCAACAGGAACCAGCCCAGGTGTGCCTCACCTGACATTGTGCAAGGAAAGGAGTTCAAGGACTTCCCAGATGTGCTGCCGGCGGATTACTTTACCTGTCAGAAATCTAAGATTGTGGATTATAAAATTCAAGAGAGCCATGTGGATGAGGGCACAACAGTGCACTTTCCGTGCCCAGCAGAGGGCGACCCTGCTCCCACCATTATGTGGCTGTCTCCTAAAAAGGATTACATCACCACCAAAACCGTGGGCTCCAGGCTGTCTGTGTCAGCGGACGGCACTCTGGAGGTGAGGTACGCTCAGATCCAGGACAATGGCACGTACACGTGCATCGCCAGTAACGCAGCAGGCAATGACAGTAAAGCTGCTCACCTCTTTGTGCACAGCTACTCCCCCAACTGGCCCCATCAGCCCAACAAGACCTTTGCCTTCATCTCCAACCAACCCAGTGAGGAGGGGGGCAACGTGACCCGTGCCTCCCTTCCCTTCCCCTTTGACATGAAGACCCTGATCATCGCCACCACCATGGGCTTCATCTCCTTCCTGGGCGTGGTGCTCTTCTGCCTGGTCATCCTGTTCCTCTGGAGCAGGGGCAAGGACAACCCAAAGCCCAGTATAGAGGTGGAGTATGTGCCCAAAGAGGAGGGCGAGGAGACCAGCCCTAGTGAGCCTCCTGTGCAGTTTAACATGAAGATCATGTGA